Genomic segment of Harmonia axyridis chromosome 6, icHarAxyr1.1, whole genome shotgun sequence:
attattttccacaaaTTTGTGAGAATTAATtacgttttatcaaattaaataatgaaGTTTTCTTCCCATTGGTGGCAAAAAACTAGATATCtcataatgaataaattattattatatctcatacattttttttaccATTCCTGTTGTGTCGCATCAGCGCATACAATATCAATGCTAATGgctttttatttattctatttttcatttatttatttctcaCTCCTAATCAGCATTCGATGAAGTATCCCCTGTTTTCATTTGGTTGTCACCAATGTTGGGCTGTGTGTaggatgcatagaatacctggtgtgtttactgattcgattttgtttcagactttttgagagacccaactgttgctttggtgttctgcttcaccagagttctgtaagggggCGCtcttaaaaaattttcgaatttccgcTTTCTGCCAGGTGCCGTttgaaaaggaaatactgattttagacactgcaaacattcacaataaattacaattcagttcatatcgaatttttactcaaatgaatggaatataatgacagaccatagaatataaaatattattgttctatactcaaagttcacgacaagagcgtagaaatggggggatactggaggtaattacacggtgttcctaaattggagatacaaatgaaaatgacagatttccggatcattttaaggaaaaaagtcctataatatgagtccccaaacattttgttttgagatacatgtgttaaagttcaagtttttttctcgtataaccttcccttcacaagatatttaatttgaattggccatagatattccagtttaaagttttcaccatgtgatatgctaattttgaatgcaaatctacagggtgatatttttctggaagaatgcctgcttccttcctccaaaaccatattttggtgaatggctgttagtttagaaaaattatagaaaaaaactctggtccagtactacactttttggtttgttatagctttgtcatatctgctattgatttagagaaaaaatctccagtaatcctcaggaaaatccaaattattataaggatccagctagtaagctctaatgaatgcattaattataagttttggtatttatttacccaatctgtagcgaagattaataaatatttgataaactgatataagcatcacaaaaagtacgacacactagaaacaacctgtatattgaaagcaaagcgtttgtgtgctcatattcatgaatcttttttttctcaaaattatccaagtaatttctcattttcctttgtaactcttatttgagaacaaccagtataaggtaagaacaaccgaattagtaataaaaaaaattatttcgagtaatttggttcaaacttcgttatcaaacttcttttttaaacattacagatatgagtaaaagttgtcgtcaaaaatttttttttcgattatccccccccccaagaaaaaaaaaagatctacgcccttggttcacgagagccgagagaaatgtcaaatataatccCTCGAAAAGTCGAAATCAAgcaggtataaatctgaaaatctcctgttttgtctgaaagttttacaggtataagtagacacaccagattttctatgcatctcagcTGTGTGTGAGATGTCTAAAACATTGGGCCagctcacttactcttgaaaaaccttaagattaagACTTTTGAAGGGAGCAGCATCCTTGGATTTTATGGCTATTGGCCCCTTTTTACTTGATTTCTTCATCGTTTATTATGGCGCTCTCGTCGTTTCTTTGTCAAAGTTGTTCTGTGGTTAGATCAAAAGTTGAtcaacttttgacagaacaaatgaaaattttgaaatgatgctgttgattggtcaattctttgtatagcaccaccttaaggaagaaaaggGACCCATGCCAAGCGAGTCCCCAGAATTATCtttaacaaaatctaatcagtgaactcaccagtattttagacatcttatctATGTGGAACTGATCAGCTCCAAAAGAAGAGAAACTAGTGACTAGTTTCTCTACTAGTCTATCGCTACTCACCTTCGATGGCATCACATTTCCCTGTGCTTAACCTAGATTCTGCTAGTTTGATCTTCTTATTCATCATTACCGTTGCTTTATTGTTAAAGTGTGATCCTTCATTGTTGTATGATTTATATACAGATAGatacaaaataattattaataatttacctCCTTTTGCACTGCATCGGTGCCACTATGGACCACTCCTTCTTTACAGCATCATACATTTCTACACTGGAAAGTCTGTCTTTACCATTATAACCTCCAAATGCGTAGAGACAACACTTCAATACTGCAACCCCCAATCTTGACCTGAGCATTGTCATTGAAGGTGCCAATTGCCATTGGTTGGTATTTGGATCAAAAAATTCAACATCATTCAAAGAATCTCCTAAAAATGTAGTTTAAAATAACAGGCAACAATTTATCATTTCAAACATTACCATGTCGATTGAGTCCACCAACAACAAAAATGTAACCAACAATATCAGAAACTCTTGGTTTAGTTCTAAAACTTTGCATAAGTGATCTCCTTTCCGGTATTAAATGGAATGTTCTGGCTTCGTCCATAAGATCCCTTCAATTAGAAAtatgtatttataatttttttctctaattattcAACTTACCGGCATTGAAAAGAAAATCTAATAAGTTCTTCTGATGCAACCCTGTCAGTTAAATAAAGAGGTGAAAGGAGAGGTAAACGTACTAGTGCCAATAATTCTGGTAAAAACTCTTTTCTATTAtctctatattttacccaacgCATACAAGCCTCGAAAACTTGTTCTTCACTGAAATGTTCCAATATAATTATGAACCATTCAATATGATTTTAaaatagagggtgttttttagaggtTTTCAGTTTTTGAATTGGCAACTGTTTCTAGTGATAGTTAATTTAACAGTTGCCTCATGATTTGTAGTCAGTACATTTTGCCAATTCACCATGAAAAGTCTTACTTACATCGATCAATGCTTGCAAATTGTGCAAATTTATTATGAAAGTCATAGTATGGATCCTAGCGAGTTATTCTGAAAACCATGGAACATTTACGAGCTATGGACACTCTAGTGGATAATGAGCATTCACAAGGGTGTCATTCAGTGCACACTATTCAAAttctctaaaaaacaccctttatatttaatatatacctTTCAACTCTAAGATCATTTTTCTTCAGCAACTTCTTCACTTCTGCAACtggtaaattcaaaaattcttcattttgtgATACTTCATGAAAATATGTTTCAACATATTTATCAACAGATTCAGCTAATGAATTACATCCTAAGGAATCAGCAAAATCCCTGAATCCCAATGCATTCTGAGGATGTAACCTAAATATAAAGACACATCCATCAAATTTACAGTCATAATTGATAAAATTCTTGTTGTAATGTAATTGACTGTTGACTCACTCACCTTTGAAGCAAGTAATTTGCACATGCATCTCTTACTTTAGTTAACTGAAGAAAAGAAGCACCTATCATAATACTCTGCACATTAGTTGGATCTAAAATAACTTTTCCAGAATATGCAAAATTTATGAGGGCTTCTAATGCTATAGGATCAATACATTGCATCTCAATCTCCCTGCTTCTGGATTCAATCATATCATTTGTGAACATAGCATGAAAATATGGAATTGTTGATGCAAGGACAATTCGATGGGCACTAAAAGATTGTCCCTCCACCTGAAATGTTTTTAAGTAGAGATAAATCGAGATTATAATTCCAATACCGTACCTTCAAGACGACATCACACAAACGTCCCTGTCTTCTTATCTCCTCCATGCAGGGAAAAGCAGAAGGAAATAAATCGTTTtgttgaaaaaccaaattttgattattcatggAAATGATGTATCTTGGAATGTCTGGTCCCTCTTCACAATCCATCATTTTTTCCCCAGAAAAACGTTTTCAATGTATTGAAACTATATCCTGTtactaaataaaatatattatttaatttgtaTTGTTTTAATAAACAAACATATCATTGTCCACTGTGGCCTCTGGCCAACTGTCAGTTGACTCTCATCAACGCCAAATCTAATAAAACCACAGAttatataagatttttttatctgTGGAGAACTCTGTTGAGTTCACTGATGAACAAAAACCATTGATTTTCTATAATATTTTTGTCTTTTCCAACTAAAAGATGATCTaaaatgatataatataaaaatgtatatcgGTAAACATGTCGATATAAACTTGAAGACTCACGGCCGGATTGttcaaaagaattgaaaaattccaggCTTTTTAGCCATGAGATCAtcatgaaccaataataatcattttacttctctttaaatcgacacgtcagtaaaaaatcagaCCCCTTTACGGTAAATGAGTTCATTATccctttcaagatgagtacctCTATTGTACTACGaatcgtctttgtccgaggtttattattttcatttatgtaTCCGCTTTCTCGGAATCGGCTAccgtttttttttggtttttttgtatcattctcgtcacaaaatttcaatatgtaattatcgaaaaattgtctgagctgtgttgtacaatttattgtgtttcattcaaattgcaatttttttgtggaggcatcagttttgaattgactatatctacaggtgtccctaaattggaagtacaaatgaaaatgacagatttgtCGGAtcctttcaagaaaaaagtcctatatatgtcctttgtttttgagatacatcaGGTGTTaatgttcaagtttttctctcatagcatcTCCCCTTCAcaaagatatttaacttgaattggcatagatattccaatttaaagttttcatcatgtcatatgctaattttgaatgcaaatttacagggtgatattttttctggaagggtgtccgcttctttcctccagaattatttcttTGTGAACCACGTACTCTCTagttgtttagaaaaatttaaaaagaaactctgattCAGTACTATACTTTTAGCTTTGTTtttgggccattttatttttaaaattatccaagaagaattttcattaagataagaacaatcgaattgataataaaaaataattatttcgagtaatggttcaaacttcgttatcaaacctctttttctcacattatagatatgagtaaacaatgttgtcaaaaaatgtattttcgattacccccccaagaaaaaaaagatctacgcccttgtttttAGGTCGTAGACTCGATGCTAGATTTCCCGATATGTTTGGCGGTTCTCTCCTGAATCCTGATGCGGTATTTATACCCTCTCCACAGGAGGaggcatatttttttattcgtaATAAGATTTGATTTTGGTTGTTTTCATCTGCTATAATTTTCGAACATACAATGAAACGGTGTAGGAATAGaatctcaaaatttgttttgtaagcAGTAAAAGGATTGTTTTAACAGTCTGGCAACGATATTTTGCAAAATTTAGGGGCggcatttcaaatcaaaatcaaatcaacaaaacTCCATATGGTTCCGAATGAGAATGTAATTTAGTCagaaacaacaggaaggaatacagacaaatttaaattaaaagcattctttctgtttgatgaactTTCTCGATTTTGTTTCCGGTTTTGGTGCGTTTaaggaataatttttattttaaattctccaatcagaatgttgattcctcagaggaaTGATTTTGACCCTATTTTCTTCATTCGACGATACATTTTCttataaaaacaattttcatgaaCAAAGAATAATATGTAATAATGACTGCTTCTCTTAATTATTATCTTAGCCCGATCCTgactataacaataataatccatttcaaataaatatcgcAATGATAACCTCAATAATTGGAATTTACAACTAGAGTAGAATACTAAAACTTTCCAAAAGTTTTGTTCTTTTGTAGTTCAATATGAATCGgctaaattttttcttcaagaattCAACCAAACAGGTAATTGACGGAATTTATTGAATTCCTTTTATCCACTTTCATTTTGGATTCTGAGTACATAGGTATTTATTGTTTCCATGTTGGATACCTATATTTTCAAATAGTTACCTGTCCTGCAAGAAGTAATATTTATTTCGTagatcattttcaaaaattccagtttcTCTACTTCAACAAATAAACCCCTTCTAGTAGAATTCAATGATGGTGTGAAGACTATCACTCTATCTCAACAGAAAACTCGGTGAGGAATATTTTTTTACTAACAAAATGAtcgttgaatgtttttttttagaaatgctCTTTCCATAAATATGATGAACAATCTCATTGATACTATAACAGAAGATAAGGACAATCCTGACTTGAGAGTTATCGTGATAGGATCTGAAGGAAAAGTTTTTTCAGCAGGTCACAATCTCAAAGAACTGGTAACATTTTTCTGGTCACATTGAAATGAAATGTTGAATGTCTCCTTTTTAGTCGAgtgaaaatgaaattgatactcataaaaaagtattcaatttgGCTTTCGAACTCATGAATGCTATCATAGATTCTCCAGTTCCAGTCATAGCTAAGGTTAATGGGGTAGCAGCTGCGGCAGGATGTCAACTTGTTGCTCAATGTGATATATCCATTTGTTCTAAAGAAAGTTCGTTTTTAACTCCTGGGTAAATCAAGATAATGAAGTTTCTTCTTCGAAGACATAGTTTTATTTGATTCTAGAGTGAATTTTGGAATCTTTTGTTCAACTCCCGGTGTAGCATTATCCAGAACATTACACAAAAGTACAGCATTGAAAATGCTTCTAACTGGAAGATCAATATCAGCTGAAGAAGCAAAAACTGCTGGCCTAATCACTGAAATTTGCAACGAGGATGACCTGAATAAGACGGTGGCTTCTTATTGTgaagatataaaaaataagAGTAGGGAAGTTATAGCACTGGGAAAAAGATTTTATTACAAACAGGTTCGAAAATTCTGTCTTTTCTTGTTTCTATGAGTAACATACTTCTTCATCAGCTCAATTTAGGTGTAAAAGAAGCGTATAAGACTGGAGGAGATATAATGGTGGAAAATTTACAACTGAAAGATGGCAAAGAGGGCGTGCACAGTTTTATTGAGAAAAGGAAAGCAAGATGGACTCATGGCACCAATTAAACATCCAAATgggtaaaattattttttgattaaaaatattttgggatacgatttctttaattttttcattacccaacatttttcaagaaattttcaaatcccCACTCTCCTAAGCCTCTGTGAGACGTCTCAAAAGCTCAGAGCTTGTGAGAGTCAGGAgaaatggttatatttcatgtaggcTTCGTTACTATGTGCCATCGTCACTTCAGGTGCACTACTGTTAATATTTTACCCAACAGTGAATCGTTTGATGGTCCCCTGTAaccaaaaaatttcttttccCGTTTGAGGCTACAACTCCTGACCTTCGACTTTGAGTAAGTGGTCTTATCCACTGGACAACTGCCCGTAATAATCAGAATAATTATGTATACtgaaaagtgtttcattttttttttacttataccATTATGAGAAGTGGAAGTGTAGCACTAAAAGTATGACGCCCATACTTTGCTTGAACATACAGGACAGTTGAGAATAGGCTATAATAAAGTCAAAACAAAGTCAAATATAGAttttaaaacaattttattgaaataaagaaaacaaattgttattcaaataaacaaaaataaaatcaatttcatTCTACACCCTacatattttaaattcgaatataAGAGTACCAACAGTCTATGCAAGAATATTGGGTATCAACTGAATCCACTTCTTTCTTATACACAATTTCTTTACCTGCAATTTCCTAcatgttcaaaattttcaactgTGTTGAAGTTGTAGTCGGTACCGGTTCCAGCTCTGTACCACATCAATTTAAAATATAGATACACCTTCCTTAAGTATGGACAAGGAACTAtacatttatataaatatacgACGTTCAAACACTTGACAATATTAACAGTGTGAATAAATGTTATCTTGAACTCAATTC
This window contains:
- the LOC123682608 gene encoding enoyl-CoA hydratase domain-containing protein 3, mitochondrial isoform X1, producing MNRLNFFFKNSTKQIIFKNSSFSTSTNKPLLVEFNDGVKTITLSQQKTRNALSINMMNNLIDTITEDKDNPDLRVIVIGSEGKVFSAGHNLKELSSENEIDTHKKVFNLAFELMNAIIDSPVPVIAKVNGVAAAAGCQLVAQCDISICSKESSFLTPGVNFGIFCSTPGVALSRTLHKSTALKMLLTGRSISAEEAKTAGLITEICNEDDLNKTVASYCEDIKNKSREVIALGKRFYYKQLNLGVKEAYKTGGDIMVENLQLKDGKEGVHSFIEKRKARWTHGTN
- the LOC123682608 gene encoding enoyl-CoA hydratase domain-containing protein 3, mitochondrial isoform X2 is translated as MMNNLIDTITEDKDNPDLRVIVIGSEGKVFSAGHNLKELSSENEIDTHKKVFNLAFELMNAIIDSPVPVIAKVNGVAAAAGCQLVAQCDISICSKESSFLTPGVNFGIFCSTPGVALSRTLHKSTALKMLLTGRSISAEEAKTAGLITEICNEDDLNKTVASYCEDIKNKSREVIALGKRFYYKQLNLGVKEAYKTGGDIMVENLQLKDGKEGVHSFIEKRKARWTHGTN
- the LOC123682607 gene encoding kelch-like protein 18 — encoded protein: MMDCEEGPDIPRYIISMNNQNLVFQQNDLFPSAFPCMEEIRRQGRLCDVVLKVEGQSFSAHRIVLASTIPYFHAMFTNDMIESRSREIEMQCIDPIALEALINFAYSGKVILDPTNVQSIMIGASFLQLTKVRDACANYLLQRLHPQNALGFRDFADSLGCNSLAESVDKYVETYFHEVSQNEEFLNLPVAEVKKLLKKNDLRVESEEQVFEACMRWVKYRDNRKEFLPELLALVRLPLLSPLYLTDRVASEELIRFSFQCRDLMDEARTFHLIPERRSLMQSFRTKPRVSDIVGYIFVVGGLNRHGDSLNDVEFFDPNTNQWQLAPSMTMLRSRLGVAVLKCCLYAFGGYNGKDRLSSVEMYDAVKKEWSIVAPMQCKRSALAAAALGDLIYVCGGYDGVTSLSSVEMYHPSTNTWCSLTPMNKSRSASAVIACQGYIYALGGHDGLSIFDSVERFDPNNNTWTEVASMLKKRCRLGVAVMGGKIYACGGYDGSSFLRTVERYDPGTNKWTFIASMKYQRSRVALAANACKLWAVGGYDGISNLISVEVYDPKTDTWSFAPEMIAHEGGVGVGVIAVP